The Glycine soja cultivar W05 chromosome 3, ASM419377v2, whole genome shotgun sequence genome window below encodes:
- the LOC114406137 gene encoding uncharacterized protein LOC114406137 isoform X2 yields MHDMLDEQIIIAIKDMLDHHNHYAQRFRMARDKLHSTAAPDLKMKLISQRQTDGRLYNLPTTTEVAALIVGDEHSADKRDIIIEKQFVLLKRIHELHPAYLSLQYPLLYPKGEDGYRLNIPHKDHANIHAAKRKQVTLHEYFCYRLQSRTNEAQTILHSRRLFRQWIVDGYCMIESQKLNYVKKHQQQLRVDKYINLTGSNDHFETLGRDRGKRIILPSSFVGSQRYMEQLYFDGMAICGHLGFPDLFLTMTCNPTWPEIQRKVTQSNLTPNNCPDIITRVFKIKLNQLMNDLKHGNIFGNIIGCK; encoded by the coding sequence aTGCATGATATGCTTGATGAACAGATTATCATTGCAATCAAAGACATGCTTGATCATCACAATCACTATGCTCAAAGGTTTCGAATGGCAAGGGACAAATTGCATTCTACTGCAGCTCCAGACCTGAAGATGAAACTCATTAGTCAAAGACAAACAGACGGAAGGTTGTATAACTTACCAACTACCACTGAAGTTGCTGCCTtgattgttggtgatgaacactCAGCTGATAAAAGAGATATTATAATAGAAAAACAATTCGTACTTCTGAAGAGAATACATGAACTTCATCCGGCATATTTGTCTTTGCAATATCCACTTTTATACCCAAAAGGAGAAGATGGTTACAGACTAAATATACCTCACAAAGATCATGCCAATATACATGCTGCAAAGAGGAAACAAGTCACATTGCACGAATATTTTTGTTACCGCCTACAGTCAAGAACAAATGAAGCACAGACTATACTTCATTCCAGAAGATTATTTCGGCAATGGATTGTTGATGGATATTGTATGATTGAGTCTCAAAAACTAAACTATGTCAAAAAACATCAACAACAACTCAGGGTTGACAAATACATCAATTTAACTGGCTCTAATGAtcattttgaaacacttggtaGGGACAGAGGAAAGAGAATCATACTACCAAGTAGTTTTGTTGGTAGTCAAAGATATATGGAGCAACTGTATTTTGATGGCATGGCAATTTGTGGACATCTTGGATTTCCTGACTTATTCTTAACAATGACATGTAATCCAACATGGCCAGAAATACAACGTAAGGTCACACAATCCAATCTGACCCCTAATAATTGCCCTGATATTATCACACgagttttcaaaataaaactcaatCAATTAATGAATGACTTAAAACATGGCAATATCTTTGGCAACATTATTGGAtgtaagtaa
- the LOC114406137 gene encoding uncharacterized protein LOC114406137 isoform X1, which yields MMWYDERINKDKQTNKPRFSLCCSDGKIQLPLLHEPPHPLNHLLFNNQDPKAKNFQQYIQIYNLMFAFTSPGIKFDKSYNTGKGPPTFRIHGQTHHLIGSLLPMPNNPPKFAQLYIYDTDNEIINKLSQNPMHDMLDEQIIIAIKDMLDHHNHYAQRFRMARDKLHSTAAPDLKMKLISQRQTDGRLYNLPTTTEVAALIVGDEHSADKRDIIIEKQFVLLKRIHELHPAYLSLQYPLLYPKGEDGYRLNIPHKDHANIHAAKRKQVTLHEYFCYRLQSRTNEAQTILHSRRLFRQWIVDGYCMIESQKLNYVKKHQQQLRVDKYINLTGSNDHFETLGRDRGKRIILPSSFVGSQRYMEQLYFDGMAICGHLGFPDLFLTMTCNPTWPEIQRKVTQSNLTPNNCPDIITRVFKIKLNQLMNDLKHGNIFGNIIGCK from the exons ATGATGTGGTATGATGAGAGgataaataaagacaaacaaacaaacaaaccaagGTTTTCATTATGTTGTTCTGATGGAAAAATACAATTGCCTCTGTTGCATGAACCACCCCATCCATTAAATCACTTACTTTTCAATAACCAGGATCCTAAAGCTAAGAATTTCCAGCAgtacatacaaatatataatcTAATGTTTGCCTTTACATCTCCCGGTATCAAATTTGACAAATCCTATAACACTGGAAAAGGACCTCCAACTTTCCGTATACATGGACAAACACATCATCTTATTGGAAGCCTCCTCCCTATGCCTAATAACCCACCTAAGTTTGCAcaactatatatttatgatacaGACAATGAGATCATCAACAAACTTTCACAAAACCC gaTGCATGATATGCTTGATGAACAGATTATCATTGCAATCAAAGACATGCTTGATCATCACAATCACTATGCTCAAAGGTTTCGAATGGCAAGGGACAAATTGCATTCTACTGCAGCTCCAGACCTGAAGATGAAACTCATTAGTCAAAGACAAACAGACGGAAGGTTGTATAACTTACCAACTACCACTGAAGTTGCTGCCTtgattgttggtgatgaacactCAGCTGATAAAAGAGATATTATAATAGAAAAACAATTCGTACTTCTGAAGAGAATACATGAACTTCATCCGGCATATTTGTCTTTGCAATATCCACTTTTATACCCAAAAGGAGAAGATGGTTACAGACTAAATATACCTCACAAAGATCATGCCAATATACATGCTGCAAAGAGGAAACAAGTCACATTGCACGAATATTTTTGTTACCGCCTACAGTCAAGAACAAATGAAGCACAGACTATACTTCATTCCAGAAGATTATTTCGGCAATGGATTGTTGATGGATATTGTATGATTGAGTCTCAAAAACTAAACTATGTCAAAAAACATCAACAACAACTCAGGGTTGACAAATACATCAATTTAACTGGCTCTAATGAtcattttgaaacacttggtaGGGACAGAGGAAAGAGAATCATACTACCAAGTAGTTTTGTTGGTAGTCAAAGATATATGGAGCAACTGTATTTTGATGGCATGGCAATTTGTGGACATCTTGGATTTCCTGACTTATTCTTAACAATGACATGTAATCCAACATGGCCAGAAATACAACGTAAGGTCACACAATCCAATCTGACCCCTAATAATTGCCCTGATATTATCACACgagttttcaaaataaaactcaatCAATTAATGAATGACTTAAAACATGGCAATATCTTTGGCAACATTATTGGAtgtaagtaa
- the LOC114406137 gene encoding uncharacterized protein LOC114406137 isoform X3 — protein sequence MDIYAERRKRRKTILQERKRQRSATNDNLQCISQCSPTINHNNNPTTSFQSTPPSHGTLSINDSERYSKRHTVNVSCIQRNLMSSFEHKKNRTTASTSTCQGSNPYSNMTQSDIHRDKHERATNTTQHNQFVAHDSSHSTDNDAVVAEIKLLMDKYAERRKRRQSILQERKKQRSATNENLQSNSQCSATINDNNNPATSFQCTPPSHKTLFMNDSRHCSKRHTINVSSIQRNLMSSYDNQKNITTAFTSTCQASNTYSNMTQLDIHRDEHQTPINTTQDD from the exons ATGGACATATATGCTGAACGAAGGAAGCGTAGGAAAACTATTTTACAAGAACGAAAAAGACAACGTTCAGCTACTAATG ACAACTTACAGTGTATCTCACAATGTAGTCCAACCATTAACCATAATAATAACCCTACTACAAGCTTCCAATCTACACCACCATCACACGGGACTTTATCTATAAATGATTCTGAACGTTACTCAAAAAGACATACAGTCAATGTTTCTTGCATCCAGAGAAATTTGATGTCATCTTTtgagcataaaaaaaatagaacaactGCTTCTACATCCACATGCCAAGGTAGTAATCCTTATTCCAATATGACACAGTCAGACATTCATAGAg ATAAACATGAGAGAGCAACTAACACTACACAGCATAATCAATTTGTCGCCCATGATAGCTCACATTCCACCGATAATGAT GCAGTTGTTGCAGAAATCAAACTACTCATGGACAAATATGCTGAAAGAAGGAAGCGTAGGCAAAGTATTTTACAAGAACGGAAAAAACAACGTTCAGCTACTAATG AAAACTTGCAGTCTAACTCACAATGTAGTGCAACCATTAACGATAATAATAACCCCGCTACAAGCTTCCAATGTACACCACCATCACACAAAACTTTATTTATGAATGATTCTAGACATTGCTCAAAAAGACATACAATCAATGTTTCTTCCATCCAGAGAAATTTGATGTCATCTTATGacaatcaaaaaaatataacaactgCTTTTACATCCACATGCCAAGCCAGTAATACTTATTCCAATATGACACAGTTGGACATTCACAGAg ATGAACATCAGACACCAATTAACACTACACAGGATGATTAA
- the LOC114404922 gene encoding WAT1-related protein At1g44800-like, with protein sequence MTMTISMIPTSPSSLPSSLQSRKNRAPPLIDTAPDSPPLVRSHFEGDIDFLSVKRPVLDQNLYNMGMKMTSTTFASTTVNVLPAITFVMALVFRLEKVNLRKFHSVAKVIGTVITVSGAMVMTLYKGPAFQIIKGGGAMSHHSNSSSTSTTEPSDQHWIVGTVYLLFLHFFPI encoded by the exons ATGACGATGACGATTTCGATGATCCCCACCTCTCCTTCGTCTCTGCCCTCGTCTCTTCAGTCACGAAAAAATAGAGCCCCTCCGCTGATCGACACCGCTCCAGATTCACCGCCTCTCGTTCGTTCTCATTTCGAGGGAGACATCGATTTCCTCTCTGTGAAGAG GCCAGTGCTAGATCAGAACTTGTACAACATGGGGATGAAAATGACCTCAACAACGTTTGCATCCACCACTGTTAATGTCCTCCCGGCCATTACTTTTGTAATGGCACTCGTTTTCAG GCTAGAGAAGGTGAACTTGAGAAAATTTCACAGTGTAGCCAAGGTCATTGGAACCGTCATAACAGTTTCAGGAGCTATGGTTATGACTCTGTACAAAGGCCCTGCCTTCCAAATCATAAAGGGTGGAGGAGCCATGAGCCACCATAGCAACTCTAGCAGTACCAGTACCACCGAACCCTCTGACCAGCACTGGATAGTTGGAACTGTTTATCTcctatttcttcatttttttccaatCTAG